From a region of the Actinomadura luzonensis genome:
- a CDS encoding pyridoxal phosphate-dependent decarboxylase family protein, whose protein sequence is MNLPPTGRATGDLLAELARLKRHDLPVRGGQVTAYVYDTGRAEVSDAAARAYFEMLEVNCLDPTAFPSIVEMERQVVGAVADELGGGHGIFTSGGTESIMLAVKAARDAAGRARPNLVVPVTAHPAFHKAAHYLGVEVVAIPVDLETYRVRAADVAAAITGDTVLVVVSAPSYPQGVLDPVEEVAAVAAAAGVPCHVDACVGGWLLPWLRAAGAEIPPFDLSVPGVTSISCDLHKFGYAPKGASVVLFADPAMRRRAYFASAAWPGYTIINATVQSSRSAGPLGGAWATLQALGREGYAELGRATLEAATRLREGIAAIPGLRVLGAPESSLVAFAGADLDVFVLADEARARGWFLQPQLSYAGIPANLHITVTGVTLAGVEAMLKVIADAAAAARERGPVVLPEGLVELVAGLDLDALDDAAFAELAASVGADLRPGAGQPEMAVVNTVLDALPASSREAVLVRFLSVLYGTG, encoded by the coding sequence GTGACCGCCTACGTGTACGACACCGGCCGCGCCGAGGTCAGCGACGCGGCGGCGCGCGCGTACTTCGAGATGCTGGAGGTCAACTGCCTGGACCCGACCGCGTTCCCCAGCATCGTGGAGATGGAGCGGCAGGTCGTGGGCGCGGTCGCGGACGAGCTGGGCGGCGGCCACGGCATCTTCACCAGCGGCGGCACCGAGTCGATCATGCTGGCGGTGAAGGCGGCGCGCGACGCGGCCGGGCGGGCGCGGCCCAACCTGGTGGTGCCGGTCACCGCGCACCCCGCCTTCCACAAGGCCGCGCACTACCTCGGCGTGGAGGTCGTCGCCATTCCGGTGGACCTGGAGACGTACCGGGTGCGGGCGGCCGACGTGGCCGCGGCGATCACCGGGGACACGGTCCTGGTGGTCGTCTCCGCGCCGTCGTACCCGCAGGGCGTGCTCGACCCGGTCGAGGAGGTCGCCGCCGTCGCGGCGGCGGCCGGCGTGCCCTGCCACGTGGACGCCTGCGTCGGCGGCTGGCTGCTGCCGTGGCTGCGCGCGGCCGGGGCCGAGATCCCGCCGTTCGACCTGTCGGTGCCCGGCGTGACGTCGATCTCCTGCGACCTGCACAAGTTCGGGTACGCGCCGAAGGGGGCCTCGGTGGTGCTGTTCGCCGATCCCGCGATGCGGCGCAGGGCGTACTTCGCCTCGGCGGCCTGGCCCGGGTACACGATCATCAACGCGACCGTGCAGAGCTCGCGCTCGGCCGGGCCGCTCGGCGGCGCGTGGGCCACGCTCCAGGCGCTCGGCCGGGAGGGGTACGCCGAGCTGGGCCGGGCCACGCTGGAGGCGGCGACCAGGCTGCGCGAGGGCATCGCGGCCATCCCGGGGCTGCGGGTGCTGGGCGCGCCCGAGTCGTCGCTGGTGGCCTTCGCGGGCGCCGACCTCGACGTGTTCGTGCTGGCCGACGAGGCCCGCGCGCGGGGCTGGTTCCTGCAGCCGCAGCTCTCCTACGCCGGCATCCCGGCCAACCTGCACATCACCGTCACCGGCGTGACGCTGGCCGGGGTGGAGGCCATGCTCAAGGTCATCGCCGACGCGGCCGCCGCCGCCCGGGAGCGCGGCCCGGTCGTCCTGCCCGAGGGGCTGGTCGAGCTGGTGGCCGGCCTCGACCTGGACGCCCTCGACGACGCCGCCTTCGCCGAGCTGGCCGCCTCGGTGGGGGCGGACCTGCGGCCGGGCGCGGGCCAGCCCGAGATGGCGGTGGTCAACACGGTGCTGGACGCCCTGCCGGCGAGCAGCCGCGAGGCCGTGCTGGTGCGCTTCCTCTCGGTGCTCTACGGCACCGGCTGA